GTGGAGTTTCTATACCGTCATATATTTCACCCAAATGCAAAAAGACCATCTCTTTATTGGGATCATTTTTTAAAACCCGGCTGTACATTCCATTGTTATTAGGATCAAAAAATTTAATGATGCTGCCTTCATCCCAAGTTCCTACATAAAAAGAACCTTTTGTAAACGCTGAAGTCCATTGTCTGTAATGCATATCGTCCCAAAGAACGGTCCATACTTTTTCGGGACTTGCGTTGATTTTTATTTCAAATTTTAAAATTTCCATAATTTAATGTATAGGTTTAGGTTTAGGTTTAGGTAAAATTATTTATCCACCGACAAAATCTCCGCCATTGATGTGAATGATTTCACCCGTAATAAAACTGGAATCTTCCGAAG
Above is a genomic segment from Chryseobacterium mulctrae containing:
- a CDS encoding SRPBCC domain-containing protein, coding for MEILKFEIKINASPEKVWTVLWDDMHYRQWTSAFTKGSFYVGTWDEGSIIKFFDPNNNGMYSRVLKNDPNKEMVFLHLGEIYDGIETPQDWGDATESYVLEETEEETILKATIKSSPEFKDFFEEKFPAALQNVKNLAENQL